The Pseudomonas iranensis genome includes a window with the following:
- a CDS encoding Nif3-like dinuclear metal center hexameric protein: MYKLAFFVPDSHVEVVKGAVFAAGGGRIGDYDHCAWQVLGSGQFRPLDGSQPFIGEAGQVERVEEWKVELVVADELIVAVVAALKLSHPYETPAYEVWRLEDF; the protein is encoded by the coding sequence GTGTACAAGCTGGCGTTTTTTGTTCCTGACAGTCATGTCGAGGTGGTCAAAGGGGCTGTGTTCGCTGCCGGTGGTGGGCGGATCGGTGACTATGACCACTGCGCCTGGCAGGTGCTTGGCTCTGGTCAGTTTCGGCCTTTGGATGGCAGTCAGCCGTTTATTGGCGAGGCGGGGCAGGTTGAGCGTGTCGAGGAATGGAAGGTTGAGCTTGTCGTGGCGGATGAGTTGATTGTGGCTGTTGTGGCGGCGTTGAAGCTCAGTCATCCGTATGAGACGCCGGCTTATGAGGTGTGGCGGCTGGAGGATTTCTGA
- a CDS encoding membrane-targeted effector domain-containing toxin has product MSTPNAPTPDEIKSDLNQIGDYLFNTPDPLLPEHKPTTEQTYLKTLNEQLKTYRTSYQQRSRALYQELETSDLQSDTGKKLIANLKIRLNTQLINMDLRDKIDGKPAKTFLKYDAGFAAFGHEARQAVTDRLLHPQAGELLNKLDLGPMLRPAMYAMQFSYQAATVELAGAFVVTEKDSPRVTDLLKDQSVGYALLFTPARGIEFFNSLADLDTHLRESLNSRSGREDFMQMLPTRYHDVGAAGIWPLSLAPIDSKPLFEHTYDALIEKRTQDIERALGFADNPQRDPTLLLEALEKAIATAQPDLTPRLELRAQTLFERHLRYSAPDWYRSASTARQTELAEHLRNYQQARQHLLDLVEPVGSLIALARQQWLERLSDELEIDDLEPEKLRISTDRRVPGYGVYVHQLSLLDLSLRGPHTGDELPGSEFLSYTTLTYDGAPLPETFVDVTPAWLVGQALKLQPRIDFSRLQKEMHARPAIKPAIERMLDLRIVALAYTAVLQGHLQDSDLQLIQRLRSGSDAHLRAATLSLHGAQLQDLWVLRQSDDKGAIKRVLLCTPQAPREQQFQAFTSERECQTHLLGWAGHSDVADSMAGYLISRAPIRFRPTLRKVLAGLSFKPDALEHRKVTFGHTGNHVDCLQAMAEHVLATRIDNYDFSTPTWYRSTTAANRRALSTFTEEAEGALRAFNQHHLSGSRFPAFNDYVHEQAKISLNRLLKRPANDVDPDTVWAYSPTSIVRSSTPKPLTYTQLYRDGYADGIGFLDDKFSRSARFKGPPDIDISSLTAQNVARSVTGMWIGQRYTDKVKAELQSATSEGYEFRRNATLAITQRQMKSAALECQLQGHIASSDRQWLEQSITSMDESSGVTRTKYPIHRLMIDGEWVIDAWLFSHGDNPVLLYTPDAPDGVSFREARLFNYLLQQQAGMTEYFVLRVSVSAQPRIRTFLENVKTQLPKDLNKITPSPPRYDSTPATDAVSDLRTALYNMKLQRRIDNVHATTTSRTEMIAGLIWTSVEWITAIATAPFPLLSLSTGLLLAFKDAMLALHAYRQGDHGEAFQHLLGYLFNSTGAVLTDLRPALRSLKPVRRLLRKGIASAGNEQQGVVRLIDQVAPAPQWHSLRLVQFRGRFYYAKHDPDALGRYLLYQMKMSDPPVSTGILVVPDLDGTMRRSGMVGGAPKYDAVPETPGPHKDYGVAQKYRQRIEAVMDPQFRASVLASGQDYMGTSPLATVIGVVDGLAKTRIAYLKQVDKLTADANRHFAELAPRPVRARVPDVAADASFAQLIASDACKGKNLVIGAAPGSIASKKVLIENMDALVAKGFKRLYVEYVAGDVFYPKLQKLNKGESWKHIKDHLKAVDKALGHAEGSLYSYRALVRAAQEKGLQIHALDASTSYQLEHFMAMSTISPLTPRSNSIRNFYSHQTLAANIADAPEDRWIVLTEQSRMSTFDNTPGLADLHDAVAVRVEDVDLYQPARIGLDSPAATAGSATAQGDYLVQMPTAYKAPRPISKPAATATTSSQLGDYDMAPSFHEDVVRLMRDSNGLNSFYEPAKGDRLLFSAFVGARQRLGKAARDTLAEFKPATTAALPTITAEETFDTFLQKLADGRLNLLIGENPTEVSGKALLRKHMEAFKDAGYDTLYLERIYTDLHQADLDIFHLTQRMPERLKTHLHMLSADRPSGYVGTDNYNEVCEAAAKYNIRIRAIDCVASYNVKGLPDPELSRKEMFSYFATETIKADQLVHGPHKWIALIDSTQTNYSLGVPGLGETLSAVSLHVRDSAPDLASSIQQGAWATIIPEKAIGARAVRSDFTMNLAVAGKKEIAPAPPVSRSKLTHPGLFLIENEGTSGTRLVHKSKAGEIVVTPIQVNDRGLLFIDRWGKKDEGFKYLRTLISMLVTDIKLVQVT; this is encoded by the coding sequence ATGAGCACCCCCAACGCCCCCACCCCCGATGAGATCAAAAGCGACCTCAACCAGATCGGTGATTACCTGTTCAATACCCCTGACCCACTTCTCCCCGAACACAAACCGACCACCGAACAGACCTACCTGAAAACCCTCAATGAACAGCTGAAAACCTACCGCACCAGCTACCAGCAGCGAAGCCGCGCGCTGTACCAAGAGCTCGAAACCAGCGACCTGCAAAGCGACACAGGCAAAAAGCTGATCGCAAACCTGAAGATCAGACTCAACACCCAACTGATCAACATGGACCTGCGCGACAAGATCGACGGCAAGCCGGCAAAGACCTTTCTCAAATACGATGCCGGATTCGCCGCCTTCGGCCACGAAGCACGACAAGCCGTTACCGATCGCCTGCTGCACCCGCAAGCCGGCGAGCTTTTGAATAAACTCGACCTGGGCCCGATGCTGCGTCCAGCCATGTACGCAATGCAGTTCAGCTATCAGGCCGCCACCGTCGAACTGGCCGGCGCCTTTGTCGTAACGGAAAAGGACAGCCCGCGAGTCACCGATCTGTTGAAAGACCAAAGCGTCGGTTACGCCCTGCTGTTCACGCCTGCACGCGGCATCGAGTTCTTCAATTCGCTGGCCGATCTCGACACTCATCTGCGCGAGTCGCTGAACTCGCGCAGCGGCCGCGAGGACTTCATGCAAATGCTGCCGACCCGTTATCACGATGTCGGTGCCGCAGGGATCTGGCCGCTGTCGCTCGCGCCGATCGACAGCAAGCCCTTGTTCGAACACACCTACGACGCGCTGATCGAGAAACGCACGCAGGATATCGAGCGCGCCTTGGGCTTCGCCGACAACCCGCAACGAGACCCAACGCTGTTGCTCGAAGCGCTCGAAAAAGCCATTGCTACCGCCCAGCCGGATCTCACTCCACGCCTGGAGCTGCGCGCACAGACCCTGTTCGAACGCCATCTGCGCTACAGCGCACCGGACTGGTACCGCAGCGCCAGCACTGCACGGCAAACCGAACTGGCCGAGCACTTGCGCAACTATCAGCAGGCGCGACAACACTTGCTCGACCTGGTGGAACCGGTAGGCAGCCTGATCGCGCTGGCCCGCCAGCAGTGGCTGGAACGCCTGAGCGACGAGCTGGAAATCGACGATCTGGAGCCGGAAAAACTGCGGATCAGCACCGACCGTCGGGTGCCGGGCTATGGCGTCTACGTGCACCAGCTCAGCCTGCTCGATCTGTCCTTGCGCGGCCCGCACACTGGCGATGAGTTACCGGGGTCGGAGTTTCTGAGCTACACCACCCTGACCTATGATGGTGCGCCATTGCCGGAAACCTTTGTCGACGTGACACCCGCGTGGCTGGTCGGGCAAGCGCTGAAACTGCAGCCGCGCATCGACTTCAGTCGCTTGCAAAAAGAAATGCACGCCAGGCCTGCGATCAAACCCGCCATTGAGCGAATGCTCGACCTGCGAATCGTCGCGCTCGCCTATACGGCGGTGCTGCAAGGGCACCTGCAAGACAGTGATCTGCAGCTCATCCAGCGCCTGCGCAGCGGCAGCGATGCCCATTTGCGCGCCGCCACCCTGTCGCTGCACGGTGCGCAATTGCAGGACTTGTGGGTATTGCGTCAGAGCGACGACAAGGGCGCGATCAAACGTGTACTGCTGTGCACGCCGCAGGCACCGCGAGAGCAGCAGTTTCAGGCCTTCACCAGTGAACGCGAATGCCAGACCCATCTGTTGGGCTGGGCCGGGCACAGTGATGTCGCCGACAGCATGGCGGGCTACCTGATCAGCCGTGCGCCGATACGCTTTCGCCCGACGCTACGCAAAGTGCTGGCAGGGCTGAGCTTCAAGCCTGATGCGCTGGAGCATCGGAAGGTGACGTTCGGTCACACCGGCAACCATGTCGATTGCCTGCAAGCCATGGCCGAACACGTACTGGCCACGCGGATCGACAACTATGACTTCAGCACGCCCACCTGGTATCGCTCGACAACAGCAGCCAATCGCCGGGCATTGTCGACCTTCACCGAGGAGGCCGAGGGCGCATTGCGCGCTTTCAATCAACATCACTTGTCGGGCAGCCGCTTTCCAGCCTTCAACGACTACGTCCACGAGCAGGCGAAAATCAGTCTGAACCGCTTGCTCAAGCGCCCGGCCAATGATGTCGACCCGGATACCGTATGGGCTTACTCGCCGACTTCCATCGTGCGCTCCTCGACCCCGAAGCCGTTGACCTACACCCAGCTGTATCGCGACGGCTATGCCGACGGCATCGGTTTTCTCGATGACAAATTCTCCCGCTCGGCCCGCTTCAAAGGCCCGCCGGATATCGATATCAGCAGCCTCACCGCGCAGAACGTCGCGCGCTCGGTCACCGGAATGTGGATCGGCCAGCGTTACACCGACAAGGTCAAGGCTGAACTGCAGAGTGCGACAAGCGAGGGCTACGAGTTCCGCCGTAACGCAACCCTGGCCATCACTCAGCGCCAGATGAAAAGCGCTGCGCTGGAATGCCAGCTGCAGGGTCACATCGCCAGCAGCGATCGGCAATGGCTGGAGCAGAGCATCACCAGCATGGATGAATCGTCTGGAGTGACGCGTACGAAATACCCCATCCACCGCTTGATGATCGACGGCGAATGGGTGATCGACGCCTGGCTGTTCAGCCATGGTGATAACCCGGTTCTGCTCTACACCCCCGACGCGCCCGACGGTGTCAGCTTTCGCGAAGCACGGCTGTTCAACTACTTGCTCCAACAGCAGGCTGGAATGACCGAATACTTTGTTCTGCGCGTCAGTGTCAGCGCTCAGCCGCGGATTCGCACTTTCCTCGAAAACGTCAAAACTCAGTTGCCCAAAGACCTCAATAAAATCACGCCCAGCCCGCCACGTTACGACTCGACACCAGCGACCGACGCCGTCAGCGATCTGCGCACGGCGCTATACAACATGAAGCTGCAACGGCGAATCGACAATGTCCACGCCACCACCACCAGCCGGACCGAAATGATCGCCGGGCTGATCTGGACCAGTGTCGAATGGATCACCGCCATCGCCACCGCGCCCTTTCCGCTGCTAAGCCTGAGCACCGGTCTGCTGCTGGCCTTCAAGGACGCCATGCTCGCGCTGCACGCTTATCGCCAAGGGGACCACGGCGAAGCCTTCCAACACCTGCTCGGTTACTTGTTCAACAGTACCGGCGCAGTGTTGACCGATCTGCGTCCCGCCTTGCGCTCACTCAAGCCCGTGCGTCGGCTGTTGCGTAAAGGGATCGCCAGTGCTGGCAACGAACAGCAGGGTGTCGTGAGACTGATTGATCAGGTAGCCCCAGCACCGCAATGGCACAGTTTGCGTCTGGTCCAGTTCAGAGGGCGTTTTTACTACGCCAAGCACGATCCCGACGCACTGGGTCGTTATTTGCTTTATCAGATGAAAATGAGTGACCCTCCCGTCTCGACCGGTATTCTCGTCGTGCCCGATCTTGACGGAACAATGAGGCGCAGCGGCATGGTCGGCGGCGCGCCGAAGTACGACGCCGTGCCCGAGACACCCGGTCCGCACAAAGACTATGGCGTGGCGCAAAAGTACCGGCAGCGCATCGAGGCGGTCATGGATCCGCAGTTCCGCGCCAGCGTCCTGGCGAGTGGGCAGGATTACATGGGTACGTCACCCCTCGCGACCGTGATCGGCGTAGTCGATGGACTCGCAAAAACACGAATCGCTTACCTGAAACAGGTCGACAAACTCACCGCAGACGCGAACCGTCATTTCGCCGAACTCGCCCCGCGGCCTGTTCGCGCTCGGGTCCCTGACGTGGCCGCCGACGCCTCGTTTGCACAATTGATCGCCAGCGACGCATGCAAAGGAAAAAATCTGGTGATTGGCGCCGCGCCCGGCTCCATCGCCAGCAAAAAAGTGCTGATTGAAAATATGGACGCGCTCGTGGCCAAGGGTTTCAAGCGCCTTTATGTGGAGTATGTCGCGGGAGACGTCTTTTATCCCAAGCTGCAAAAGTTGAACAAAGGTGAAAGCTGGAAGCACATCAAAGATCATCTCAAAGCCGTCGACAAGGCACTGGGGCACGCAGAGGGTTCGCTCTACTCTTATCGAGCACTTGTGCGTGCAGCTCAAGAAAAGGGACTCCAGATTCATGCACTGGATGCCTCTACCAGCTACCAACTGGAGCACTTCATGGCGATGTCGACGATCTCGCCTCTGACGCCACGCAGCAACAGCATCCGCAACTTCTATTCGCACCAGACCCTTGCAGCCAACATCGCCGACGCCCCTGAAGACCGCTGGATTGTCCTGACCGAGCAGTCACGCATGAGTACCTTCGATAACACCCCAGGGCTGGCCGATTTGCACGACGCTGTAGCCGTGCGTGTTGAAGATGTCGACCTGTATCAACCCGCTCGCATTGGCCTGGACTCTCCCGCAGCAACCGCCGGGAGTGCGACGGCCCAAGGCGATTATCTGGTGCAGATGCCGACCGCGTACAAAGCACCTCGGCCGATCTCCAAGCCAGCGGCAACTGCCACGACTTCCAGTCAATTGGGCGACTACGATATGGCGCCGTCGTTTCACGAGGATGTTGTCAGGCTGATGCGCGACAGTAACGGCTTGAACAGTTTTTACGAGCCCGCGAAAGGCGACCGGCTGTTATTCAGCGCTTTTGTTGGCGCACGCCAGCGCTTGGGCAAAGCGGCCAGAGATACATTGGCCGAGTTCAAACCTGCGACAACAGCGGCGCTCCCGACGATCACCGCCGAGGAAACCTTCGACACGTTTTTGCAAAAACTGGCAGACGGTCGCTTGAATCTCCTGATCGGTGAAAACCCAACGGAAGTATCAGGCAAGGCGCTGCTCAGGAAACACATGGAGGCATTCAAGGATGCGGGTTATGACACGTTGTACCTGGAGCGTATATACACCGATCTGCATCAGGCGGATCTGGACATCTTTCACCTGACCCAACGGATGCCCGAGCGACTCAAGACTCATCTGCACATGCTCAGCGCGGATCGGCCGAGTGGTTATGTGGGTACCGACAATTACAACGAGGTATGTGAGGCGGCGGCCAAATACAACATCCGCATCAGGGCCATTGATTGCGTCGCCAGTTACAACGTCAAGGGATTGCCTGATCCCGAGTTGTCGAGGAAGGAGATGTTCAGCTACTTCGCCACTGAAACGATCAAAGCCGATCAATTGGTCCACGGACCGCATAAATGGATCGCGCTCATCGACAGCACGCAGACCAACTACAGTCTCGGCGTTCCGGGGCTGGGGGAAACGCTGAGCGCGGTCAGCCTTCATGTTCGCGACAGTGCGCCTGATCTCGCCAGCTCGATCCAACAAGGCGCGTGGGCGACAATAATCCCGGAAAAAGCCATCGGCGCACGGGCTGTGCGCAGTGATTTCACGATGAACCTCGCAGTCGCAGGCAAGAAGGAGATTGCCCCTGCGCCACCGGTCAGCCGCAGTAAACTGACTCACCCCGGGCTGTTCCTGATCGAAAACGAGGGCACCAGCGGAACGCGTCTGGTGCATAAATCCAAGGCTGGCGAAATAGTGGTCACACCGATTCAGGTCAACGACCGAGGCTTGTTGTTCATTGATCGATGGGGCAAAAAAGACGAGGGCTTCAAATACCTGCGGACGTTGATCAGCATGCTGGTAACTGACATCAAGCTGGTGCAGGTGACGTAA
- a CDS encoding DUF6124 family protein: MSKPVPDPPYEPTPLEQTIRADDLAKNREAIKRALDFYLCPQPGKSHPPSTMFLIQPDIDTESLLAHACESLASANTLASDFADQLGRPQRNTALAIQQIIMLAELAVNRALDRVDPRS, encoded by the coding sequence ATGTCAAAACCTGTGCCCGATCCACCATACGAACCCACCCCCCTCGAACAAACCATCCGTGCCGACGACCTCGCGAAAAACCGCGAAGCGATCAAGCGCGCTCTCGATTTCTACCTTTGCCCGCAGCCTGGCAAGTCGCATCCGCCCAGCACTATGTTTCTGATTCAGCCCGACATCGACACTGAAAGCCTGCTCGCCCATGCCTGTGAATCACTGGCTTCAGCCAATACCCTGGCCAGTGATTTCGCCGATCAACTGGGCCGTCCGCAACGCAATACGGCTTTGGCGATACAGCAGATCATCATGCTCGCCGAGCTGGCGGTGAATCGGGCGCTGGATCGGGTTGACCCGCGTAGTTGA
- the purL gene encoding phosphoribosylformylglycinamidine synthase → MLILRGAPALSAFRHSKLLEQLSQKVPAVSGLYAEFAHFAEVTGVLTGDEQQVLARLLKYGPSVPVQEPTGRLFLVLPRFGTISPWSSKASDIARNCGLSKILRLERGIAFYVAGQFSEAEAQLISDALHDRMTQIVLANLEQAAGLFSHAEPKPLTAIDILGGGRGALEKANTELGLALAEDEIDYLVNAFNGLKRNPHDIELMMFAQANSEHCRHKIFNASWDIDGQSQEKSLFGMIKNTYQMHSEGVLSAYKDNASVIVGNVAGRFFPNPETRQYGAVQEPVHILMKVETHNHPTAIAPFPGASTGSGGEIRDEGATGRGAKPKAGLTGFTVSNLQIPGFEQPWEVPYGKPERIVTALDIMIEGPLGGAAFNNEFGRPALTGYFRTFEQSITTPHGDEVRGYHKPIMLAGGMGNIREEHVKKGEIVVGSKLIVLGGPAMLIGLGGGAASSMATGTSSADLDFASVQRENPEMERRCQEVIDRCWQLGDKNPISFIHDVGAGGLSNAFPELVNDGDRGGRFELRNIPNDEPGMAPHEIWSNESQERYVLAVGPEDFERFQAICERERCPFAVVGEATAEPQLTVTDSHFGNNPVDMPLEVLLGKAPRMHRSVVREAELGDDFDPSNLDISESIERVLHHPAVASKSFLITIGDRTITGLVARDQMVGPWQVPVADVAVTATSFDVYTGEAMAMGERTPLALLDAPASGRMAIGETITNIAASRINKLSDIKLSANWMSAAGHPGEDARLYDTVKAVGMELCPELGITIPVGKDSMSMATRWNDNGEDKTVTSPMSLIVTGFAPVADIRQTLTPELRMDKGTTDLILIDLGRGQNRMGASILAQVHGKLGKHAPDVDDAEDLKAFFAVIQGLNADGHLLAYHDRSDGGLLTSVVEMAFAGHCGLSLNLDSVAESASEIAAILFNEELGAVIQVRQDATPDILAQFSAAGLGDCVSVIGQPINNGQINITFNGDTVFEGQRRLLQRQWAETSYQIQRLRDNADCAEQEFDALLEEDNPGLSVKLSYDVNQDIAAPYIKKGMRPQVAVLREQGVNGQVEMAAAFDRAGFSAIDVHMSDILAGRVDLNEFKGLVACGGFSYGDVLGAGEGWAKSALFNSRARDAFQGFFERNDSFTLGVCNGCQMMSNLHELIPGSEFWPHFVRNRSEQFEARVAMVQIQESNSIFLQGMAGSRMPIAIAHGEGHAEFASEEALLEADLSGCVAMRFVDNHGKVTEAYPANPNGSPRGITGLTSRDGRVTIMMPHPERVFRAVQNSWRSEDWNEDAPWMRMFRNARVWVN, encoded by the coding sequence CTGAGCAAGATCCTGCGCCTGGAACGCGGTATCGCCTTCTATGTTGCAGGGCAGTTCAGCGAAGCCGAAGCCCAACTGATTTCGGACGCGCTGCATGACCGCATGACCCAGATCGTGCTGGCCAACCTCGAGCAGGCCGCCGGTCTGTTCAGCCATGCCGAGCCGAAGCCGCTGACCGCCATCGACATCCTCGGTGGCGGCCGCGGCGCGCTGGAAAAGGCCAACACCGAGCTGGGCCTGGCCCTGGCCGAAGACGAGATCGACTACCTGGTCAACGCCTTCAACGGTCTCAAGCGCAACCCGCACGACATCGAACTGATGATGTTTGCCCAGGCCAACTCCGAGCACTGCCGCCACAAGATCTTCAACGCCAGTTGGGACATTGACGGCCAGAGCCAGGAAAAAAGCCTGTTCGGCATGATCAAGAACACCTATCAGATGCACAGCGAAGGCGTGCTGTCCGCTTACAAGGACAACGCTTCGGTGATCGTCGGCAACGTTGCCGGCCGCTTCTTCCCGAATCCTGAAACCCGCCAGTACGGCGCGGTGCAGGAGCCGGTGCACATTCTGATGAAGGTTGAAACCCACAACCACCCGACCGCGATTGCCCCGTTCCCGGGCGCATCGACCGGTTCCGGCGGCGAGATCCGTGACGAAGGTGCAACCGGTCGCGGCGCCAAGCCAAAGGCCGGCCTGACCGGTTTCACCGTGTCGAACCTGCAGATCCCGGGCTTCGAGCAGCCTTGGGAAGTGCCGTACGGCAAGCCTGAGCGCATCGTCACCGCGCTGGACATCATGATCGAAGGCCCGCTCGGCGGCGCGGCGTTCAACAACGAATTCGGTCGTCCGGCGCTGACCGGCTACTTCCGTACCTTCGAACAGTCGATCACCACTCCGCACGGTGACGAAGTGCGTGGTTACCACAAGCCGATCATGCTCGCTGGCGGCATGGGCAACATCCGCGAAGAACACGTCAAGAAGGGCGAGATCGTCGTCGGCTCCAAGCTGATCGTGCTCGGCGGCCCGGCGATGTTGATCGGTCTCGGTGGCGGCGCGGCTTCGTCGATGGCCACCGGCACCAGCTCGGCGGATCTGGATTTTGCTTCCGTACAGCGTGAAAACCCTGAAATGGAGCGTCGTTGCCAGGAAGTCATCGACCGTTGCTGGCAACTCGGTGACAAGAACCCGATCAGCTTCATCCACGACGTCGGTGCGGGCGGTCTGTCCAACGCCTTCCCGGAACTGGTCAACGACGGCGATCGCGGTGGTCGTTTCGAACTGCGCAACATCCCGAATGACGAGCCGGGCATGGCCCCGCACGAAATCTGGTCGAACGAATCCCAGGAACGTTACGTGCTGGCAGTCGGCCCGGAAGACTTCGAGCGCTTCCAGGCGATCTGCGAACGCGAGCGTTGCCCGTTTGCCGTAGTCGGGGAAGCCACTGCCGAACCGCAACTGACCGTGACCGACAGCCACTTCGGCAACAACCCGGTGGACATGCCGCTGGAAGTGTTGCTGGGCAAGGCGCCGCGCATGCACCGTTCGGTGGTTCGCGAAGCCGAGCTGGGCGATGACTTCGATCCGTCGAATCTCGACATCAGCGAGTCCATCGAACGCGTTCTGCATCACCCGGCCGTAGCCAGCAAAAGCTTCCTGATCACCATCGGCGACCGCACCATCACCGGCCTCGTTGCCCGTGACCAGATGGTCGGCCCATGGCAAGTGCCGGTGGCCGACGTTGCCGTCACCGCCACCAGTTTCGACGTGTACACCGGTGAAGCCATGGCGATGGGCGAGCGTACTCCGCTGGCGCTGCTGGACGCGCCGGCCTCGGGCCGCATGGCCATCGGCGAAACCATCACCAACATTGCTGCCTCGCGCATCAACAAGCTCTCCGATATCAAACTGTCGGCGAACTGGATGTCCGCTGCCGGCCACCCGGGCGAAGACGCGCGTCTGTACGACACCGTGAAAGCGGTCGGCATGGAGCTGTGCCCTGAGCTGGGCATCACCATTCCGGTGGGCAAGGACTCGATGTCCATGGCCACGCGCTGGAACGACAACGGCGAAGACAAGACCGTCACTTCGCCGATGTCGCTGATCGTCACCGGTTTCGCGCCAGTGGCTGACATTCGTCAGACCCTGACGCCGGAACTGCGCATGGACAAGGGCACCACCGACCTGATCCTGATCGACCTCGGTCGCGGCCAGAACCGCATGGGTGCATCGATCCTCGCGCAAGTCCACGGCAAACTCGGCAAGCATGCGCCGGACGTCGATGATGCCGAAGACCTGAAGGCCTTCTTCGCGGTGATCCAGGGCCTCAACGCCGACGGTCATCTGCTGGCCTACCACGACCGTTCCGACGGTGGTCTGCTGACCTCCGTGGTGGAAATGGCCTTCGCCGGCCACTGCGGTCTGAGCCTGAACCTGGACAGCGTTGCCGAATCCGCTTCGGAAATCGCCGCGATCCTGTTCAACGAAGAACTCGGTGCGGTGATCCAGGTTCGTCAGGACGCCACCCCGGACATCCTCGCGCAATTCAGCGCCGCCGGTCTGGGCGACTGCGTGTCGGTGATCGGTCAGCCGATCAACAATGGCCAGATCAACATCACCTTCAACGGTGACACCGTGTTCGAAGGCCAGCGTCGTCTGCTGCAGCGTCAGTGGGCCGAGACCAGCTACCAGATCCAGCGTCTGCGCGACAACGCCGACTGCGCCGAGCAGGAATTCGACGCGCTGCTGGAAGAAGACAACCCGGGCCTGAGCGTCAAGCTCAGCTACGACGTCAATCAGGACATCGCCGCGCCTTACATCAAGAAAGGCATGCGCCCACAGGTTGCCGTGCTGCGTGAGCAGGGCGTCAACGGTCAGGTGGAAATGGCCGCCGCGTTCGACCGCGCCGGTTTCAGCGCGATCGACGTGCACATGAGCGACATCCTCGCCGGTCGTGTCGACCTCAACGAGTTCAAAGGCCTGGTGGCCTGCGGTGGTTTCTCCTACGGCGACGTGCTCGGCGCCGGTGAAGGCTGGGCCAAGTCGGCGCTGTTCAACAGCCGCGCCCGCGATGCGTTCCAGGGCTTCTTCGAGCGTAACGACAGCTTCACGCTGGGCGTGTGCAACGGTTGCCAGATGATGTCCAACCTGCACGAGCTGATCCCGGGCAGCGAGTTCTGGCCGCACTTCGTGCGCAACCGCTCCGAGCAGTTCGAAGCGCGCGTGGCCATGGTGCAGATCCAGGAATCGAACTCGATCTTCCTGCAGGGCATGGCCGGTTCGCGCATGCCGATCGCTATCGCCCACGGTGAAGGACACGCCGAATTCGCCAGCGAAGAAGCACTGCTGGAAGCCGATCTGTCCGGTTGCGTGGCGATGCGTTTTGTCGACAACCACGGCAAGGTCACCGAAGCCTATCCGGCCAACCCGAACGGCTCGCCGCGCGGGATCACCGGCCTCACCAGCCGTGACGGTCGCGTGACGATCATGATGCCGCACCCGGAGCGTGTGTTCCGCGCGGTGCAGAACTCGTGGCGTTCCGAAGACTGGAACGAGGACGCACCTTGGATGCGCATGTTCCGTAATGCTCGCGTCTGGGTGAATTGA